The following proteins come from a genomic window of Gymnogyps californianus isolate 813 unplaced genomic scaffold, ASM1813914v2 HiC_scaffold_34, whole genome shotgun sequence:
- the DCTN2 gene encoding LOW QUALITY PROTEIN: dynactin subunit 2 (The sequence of the model RefSeq protein was modified relative to this genomic sequence to represent the inferred CDS: deleted 2 bases in 1 codon; substituted 1 base at 1 genomic stop codon), giving the protein MTLPVEELSDGLGAKEMPQQQYQWLQHKVQELLREMEQIQSTVKQSAAQXELIPMALARHVEGLQQQLVSSHLEKLLGPSTAIDFVDPDGALAKRLLQQLEVVKSRKVALRMSPAKAQVPTGDAVTFELYWRPEQDQFAQMAKIAELQKRLAQLEATVWCEPESQHPLLFRLKGTSLMETMQLLQAKVNILDEAVLDQVEARLQSVLAKVNGIAKHKAIVQEANTQSKGRIHQIYETMQHWDAVASTLPDVVQRLVTLWHLHEQATQFGQVLVRLDTMQQELAGALKHNSVLLAEVQKTMKENLAITEHNFANIDARIKQLQK; this is encoded by the exons ATGACCTTGCCTGTAGAAGAG CTCAGCGATGGTCTTGGTGCC AAAGagatgccccagcagcagtACCAGTGGCTGCAGCATAAGGTGCAGGAGCTGCTTAGGGAGATGGAGCAGATCCAG AGCACAGTGAAGCAGTCAGCGGCGCAGTAGGAGCTGATACCCATGGCCTTGGCCAGGCATGTCGAgggcctgcagcagcagctggtctCCAGCCACCTGGAGAAGCTGCTGGGCCCCTCCACAGCCATAGACTTTGTGGACCCCGACGGCGCCCTGGCCAA GcgcctgctgcagcagctggaggtggtGAAAAGCAGGAAGGTGGCGCTGAGGATGAGCCCCGCTAAAGCCCAGGTGCCCACTGGAGACGCCGTCACCTTTGAGTTGTACTGGAGGCCGGAGCAGGACCAGTTTGCCCAGATGGCCAAG ATCGCGGAGCTGCAGAAGCGGCTGGCGCAGCTGGAGGCGACGGTGTGGTGTGAGCCCGAGAGCCAG CACCCGCTGTTGTTCAGGCTGAAGGGCACTAGCCTCATG GAGACCATGCAGCTCCTTCAGGCCAAGGTCAACATCCTGGATGAGGCCGTGCTGGACCAAGTGGAAGCCCGGCTGCAG agcGTCCTGGCGAAGGTGAATGGAATTGCCAAGCACAAGGCAATCGTGCAAGAGGCTAACACCCAGAGCAAGGGAAGA ATCCACCAGATCTATGAGACGATGCAGCACTGGGACGCCGTGGCCAGCACTCTGCCTGATGTTGTGCAGAGGCTGGTGACCCTCTGGCACCTGCATGAGCAAG ccacacAGTTTGGGCAGGTCCTCGTGCGCTTGGACACcatgcagcaggagctggctggggctCTCAAGCACAACAGCGTGCTGCTGGCGGAG GTCCAGAAGACAATGAAGGAGAACCTGGCCATCACAGAGCACAACTTTGCCAACATAGACGCCCGCAtcaagcagctgcagaagtga